In the genome of Acidimicrobiia bacterium, the window CGATGGTCGCCAAGGCGCGCGCCGTGAGCGCCGCGCACATGGAGTCGTTCCGCGCTGCGGTCGCGGCGGGAGTGAACATCGCGATGGGCACGGACTCCGCCGTTGGTCCGCACGGCGGCAACCTGCGCGAGCTCGCGCTCATGGTCGAAGGCGGGATGACACCGCTCGACGCGATCCGCACCTCGACCGCGGCGCCCGCGCGCTTGCTGCGGCGCGACGCCGACCTCGGCGCGCTCGAGCCCGGCAAGCTCGCCGACGTCGTCGTCGTGCAGGGCGACCCGCTCGCCGACATGGGCATCCTGGCGGAAGCGCAACGCATCCGGCTCGTGCTCAAGGGCGGGGTCGCCGCGAAGGATCTGTTGACGACTCGTTGATCGGCGCGGTGAACCCGGCGCTCGCGCGTCCGTAGTACCTCCGAACGAACGTCGAACCGGATCGGGGGAGCGATGCGCGCGTTGGTGGGACGGACATGGTGGATGGCCGCATTCGTGGCCGGACTCGTGACGATGTCGGCGGTGGCCGCGGGCGCGGCCTCGTGGACGGTGGAGCCCACGCCCGATCCCGGCGCCGCGAACACGGTCGGCGGTCTCGTCGCGTTCGGGCCGAACGACGTGTGGGCCGTCGGTTCCGCGACGTCACCGAGCTATGCGGGCTGCCACAGTCGCGCGTTCGCGACGCGCTGGAACGGCACCGCGTTCGTGTCGGTGCCGGCGACCGGCGGACCGATCTGCGCGAGCGTGAACGGCGTCGGCGGCAGCGCCGACTCCGACGTGTGGGCGGTCGGTAGCGCGAACGACGGGCGCGCGACACACATTCGCCACTGGGACGGCGGCGCGTGGTCGACCGTCGCCGACGCGAACGTCGCGGGCCCGGCGCCGGGGCGACGGCTGCGCACGACCGCGCTGAACGGGATCGTCTCGCTGAGCGCGTCGAACGCGTGGACGGTGGGCGTGACCGAGTACCCGAGCTTCACGTTGAACACCCTCGTCGAGCACTGGAACGGATCGAAGTGGACCGCGGTCGACGCGACCGGGCCGAAGGGCAGCGAGCTGAACGCGGTGACCGCGCTGTCGCCGAACGATCTGTGGACCGTCGGTGAGGGCGGTTCGTCGGGGAGCGCGGGCCTCGCGACGCTCACCGAGCACTGGAACGGCTCGAAGTGGAGCATCGTCCCGAGTCCGAACACGAACGTCGTGAACTTCCTCCGCGGGGTCTCGGGCGCGTCGAGCAACGACGTCTGGGCCGTCGGCGAGTCGGTCAAGGACTCCTTCGACGGCGTGTCGGTGTCGAGCAATCTGGTCGAGCACTGGGACGGGAAGCGCTGGAGCGTCGTACCGTCACCGAACGTCGGGCCGCGCAACAACCAGCTCGACGCGGTTGCGGCGCGCGGCACGAACGACGTGTGGGCGGCCGGCTTCTCGGAGGTCGTGCGCGGCGACATCCCGGTGCTGCAGACGCTCGTCATGCACTGGAACGGCAAGGCCTGGAAGGTCGTGTCGACGCCCGACGTGGGCTCGGGTGACAACTGGCTCGACTCGGTCGTCGCGCCGGCGGGCAGCCACGAGGTGTTCGCGTCGGGCACGGGCCCGCACGGAACCTTGGTTCTCCGAACTGCGGGGTGACGCGCGTCAGCGCGTGACCGACTCCGCCCGTTGCACGTAGTCGTCGACGTGCCCGGCGAGCACGTCGAGGCTCGACGTCCAGAATCCACCGTCGCGCACGTCGATCCCGAAGCCGCGCGCGAGCGTCACCGCGTCGGCCATGCCCGCCTGCGAGAGCAGGTCTTCGTAGCCCGCCCGGAACGCCTCCGGGTCGTCGAGGTAGCGCGCGTACAGACCGATGCCGAACAGCAGTCCGAACGTGTACGGCCAGTTGTAGAACGGCGTGTAGTAGTGCGGCTTCACCGCCCACATGAACGGATGGCGGTGGTCGGGATGGAGCCCGTCGCCGTACGCGGCGTCCTGCGCGTCGAGCATCGCGGTGTTGAGCTCGTCGACCGAGAGGCTGGTGCGCTTGCGGCGCGCGCAGAGCTCGGTCTCGAACAGGAATCGGCTGTGAATGTCGACGACGACCTGCGCCGCGCCGACGAGGTGCGTGTCGAGCAGCGCGAGCCGTTCGCCGTCGTCGCCCGCGAGCGCGACCGCGTGCTCGAAGAGGAGCGTCTCGCAGAAGATCGACGCGGTCTCGGCGAGCGCCATCGGCAACCGGCGCTGGAGCGGCGTGCGGTCCGCGAGCGTGACGTTGTGGAACGCGTGACCGAGCTCGTGCGCGAGCGTCGTGACCGAGTCGTGGCTGCCGTCGAAGTTCATCATGACCCGGCTGATGTCGCCCTCGACGCCGATGCAATACGCGCCGCCGCGCTTGCCGTCGCGCATTTCCGCGTCGACCCAGCGTTCGTCGAAGGCGCGTTCCGCGAGGCCGACGAGCGCGGGGGAGAACCCGCCGAACGCGGCGCGCACGCGTGAGGTCGCGTCGCTCCACGACGCGCCGGTCTCCGCGCCCACCGGCGCGAAGAGGTCCCACCACGGCAGTCCGCCGTCGTGGCCGAGCAGCCCGGCCTTGGCGCGGAAGTAGCGACGGAAGGTCGGGAGCGACGCGACGACGGCGTCGGTCATCGCGTCGAGGGTGTCGCG includes:
- a CDS encoding M3 family oligoendopeptidase: MTTTDTAPRWDLEPIFASVDDRAFTDALENVYAEIDRLRVRYDELDIHGGDTRQPTSVDVDALEALLDATNAVQEQLRRLNSFLYALTTTDSRDDRAAARLVELQTRGAPLAPLAKRLGSWLAALGGTEWLAEQSLTVAEHEFVLRTAAESAELQMSEAEESLAADLAPASALAWQRLHGDVSSQLVVELRMPGLDVERIPMTMARGLATHRDAARRRAAYDGELAAWATAAVPLAAALNGAKGTMGVLNRRRGFADDLEPALRYNNVDRDTLDAMTDAVVASLPTFRRYFRAKAGLLGHDGGLPWWDLFAPVGAETGASWSDATSRVRAAFGGFSPALVGLAERAFDERWVDAEMRDGKRGGAYCIGVEGDISRVMMNFDGSHDSVTTLAHELGHAFHNVTLADRTPLQRRLPMALAETASIFCETLLFEHAVALAGDDGERLALLDTHLVGAAQVVVDIHSRFLFETELCARRKRTSLSVDELNTAMLDAQDAAYGDGLHPDHRHPFMWAVKPHYYTPFYNWPYTFGLLFGIGLYARYLDDPEAFRAGYEDLLSQAGMADAVTLARGFGIDVRDGGFWTSSLDVLAGHVDDYVQRAESVTR